The Porites lutea chromosome 4, jaPorLute2.1, whole genome shotgun sequence genome contains a region encoding:
- the LOC140933238 gene encoding sorting nexin-10-like isoform X1 has product MQRDHKKLRLQESTREMKSCDASETKREAQAEAAEPPRDRRDDKARSKPGSSKIVKVKVTQPKLHGCNTKKFVDYEITIETNNKAFFRKFSSVRRRYSDFCWLRAKLCSTEINGFGMNRTVPDLPPKNYFGRFSKEVVDARQQGLQDFLIEIVKVDDFLSFAGLHLFLQTQLPVQEIDGFLDGKYGEHASVEELIDTHELTNASEDNVEYVCSSEKCALMSANWDIPSPAISITTCESDDVSSAKSLSCSYNSSDSLLGPMSSSVESSSFMYTVYR; this is encoded by the exons ATGCAAAGAGATCACAAAAAACTGCGTCTACAAGAGTCCACCCGAGAAATGAAATCTTGTGATGCAAGCGAGACCAAGCGAGAAGCACAAGCAGAGGCCGCGGAGCCGCCAAGAGATCGTAGGGATGATAAAGCTCGATCAAAACCGGGATcctcaaag ATTGTGAAAGTTAAGGTCACTCAACCTAAACTTCATGGTTGCAATACTAAAAAGTTTGTCGACTACGAGATAACTATCGAG acCAACAATAAAGCTTTCTTCAGAAAATTTTCTAGTGTGAGACGGAGGTATTCCGATTTCTGCTGGCTCAGAGCAAAATTGTGCAGTACTGAGATAAACGGATTTGGAAT GAACAGAACCGTGCCAGATCTTCCCCCCAAGAATTATTTTGGAAGATTTAGTAAAGAAGTGGTTGACGCAAGACAACAAGGATTACAGGATTTTTTAATAGA GATTGTTAAAGTTGATGACTTCCTTTCATTTGCTGGACTTCACTTGTTCTTACAAACTCAGCTTCCAGTACAGGAAATAGATGGATTTCTTGACGGAAAATACGGGGAGCATGCTTCAGTTGAGGAGCTTATAGACACTCACGAACTTACAAATGCAAGTGAAGACAATGTGGAATATGTatgttcaagtgaaaaatgtGCCTTGATGTCTGCTAACTGGGACATACCCTCACCTGCTATAAGTATTACAACTTGTGAGTCTGATGATGTAAGTTCTGCAAAATCCCTGTCTTGCAGCTACAATAGTTCAGACAGTTTACTCGGACCAATGTCAAGTTCAGTGGAAAGCAGCTCTTTCATGTATACTGTGTACAGGTAG
- the LOC140933238 gene encoding sorting nexin-10-like isoform X2, protein MTITPVEDTEIVKVKVTQPKLHGCNTKKFVDYEITIETNNKAFFRKFSSVRRRYSDFCWLRAKLCSTEINGFGMNRTVPDLPPKNYFGRFSKEVVDARQQGLQDFLIEIVKVDDFLSFAGLHLFLQTQLPVQEIDGFLDGKYGEHASVEELIDTHELTNASEDNVEYVCSSEKCALMSANWDIPSPAISITTCESDDVSSAKSLSCSYNSSDSLLGPMSSSVESSSFMYTVYR, encoded by the exons ATGACTATAACGCCGGTGGAGGATACGGAG ATTGTGAAAGTTAAGGTCACTCAACCTAAACTTCATGGTTGCAATACTAAAAAGTTTGTCGACTACGAGATAACTATCGAG acCAACAATAAAGCTTTCTTCAGAAAATTTTCTAGTGTGAGACGGAGGTATTCCGATTTCTGCTGGCTCAGAGCAAAATTGTGCAGTACTGAGATAAACGGATTTGGAAT GAACAGAACCGTGCCAGATCTTCCCCCCAAGAATTATTTTGGAAGATTTAGTAAAGAAGTGGTTGACGCAAGACAACAAGGATTACAGGATTTTTTAATAGA GATTGTTAAAGTTGATGACTTCCTTTCATTTGCTGGACTTCACTTGTTCTTACAAACTCAGCTTCCAGTACAGGAAATAGATGGATTTCTTGACGGAAAATACGGGGAGCATGCTTCAGTTGAGGAGCTTATAGACACTCACGAACTTACAAATGCAAGTGAAGACAATGTGGAATATGTatgttcaagtgaaaaatgtGCCTTGATGTCTGCTAACTGGGACATACCCTCACCTGCTATAAGTATTACAACTTGTGAGTCTGATGATGTAAGTTCTGCAAAATCCCTGTCTTGCAGCTACAATAGTTCAGACAGTTTACTCGGACCAATGTCAAGTTCAGTGGAAAGCAGCTCTTTCATGTATACTGTGTACAGGTAG